The following coding sequences are from one Humulus lupulus chromosome X, drHumLupu1.1, whole genome shotgun sequence window:
- the LOC133807177 gene encoding uncharacterized protein LOC133807177: MQKLLRRSPSGPVLCTLGSPTLGPFSFCIDKSFLSLGFRNPSVSFSFSSSVFSMPAISSFASGSAFSGSFSKTRASAISSRFAAAAAASRNCCICRCSFENRAPFRAWVVCKNGRPGYRAAWLRTASDGSLSTAAVDGTKKSEKGLECFSDDEGGEAKTGSQEKLVRLHRRQRGSSSGGALTDNPDLLTIPGVGPRNLRKLVENGISGVAELKQLYKDKFFGKSSQKMVEFLQSSVGIIHRIHAESITTYIKESVDEDLKEDGSNSDAMLGQKKRLTFCVEGNISVGKTTFLQRIANETIELRDLVEVVPEPINKWQDVGPDHFNILDAFYAEPQRYAYTFQNYVFVTRVMQERESSGGIKPLRLMERSVFSDRMVFVRAVHEANWMNEMEISIYDSWFDPVVSCLPGLIPDAFIYLRASPDTCHKRMKLRKRNEEGGVTLDYLRDLHEKHESWLFPYESGNHGVLAVNKLPLHSDNSLHPDIRGRVFFLEGNHMHSSIQKVPALVLDCEPNIDFSTDIDAKRQYARQVAEFFEYVKKKKEDEPINASEGKKTKQPQILLPPDGELWVPNKHFPGSALKSLDFRRAMSFLSG; the protein is encoded by the exons ATGCAGAAACTGTTGAGGAGAAGCCCTTCTGGCCCCGTTCTTTGCACTCTGGGTAGTCCTACTCTCGGTCCATTTTCCTTCTGCATCGATAAAAGCTTTCTCTCGTTGGGTTTTAGGAACCCCTCtgtctctttttctttttcttcgtcTGTCTTCTCTATGCCCGCCATCTCTTCTTTTGCTAGCGGCTCAGCCTTTTCCGGCTCTTTTTCCAAGACACGTGCTTCTGCCATTTCTTCTCGCTTCGCTGCCGCCGCTGCTGCTTCCAGAAACTGCTGCATTTGCCGATGCTCTTTCGAGAACAGGGCTCCGTTTCGGGCGTGGGTAGTGTGTAAGAACGGTCGACCCGGGTACAGGGCCGCGTGGCTGCGAACTGCCTCCGACGGTTCGTTGTCTACGGCTGCCGTGGACGGTACGAAGAAGTCGGAAAAGGGTTTAGAGTGTTTTAGTGACGATGAAGGTGGAGAGGCCAAAACGGGTTCGCAGGAGAAGCTAGTGCGGTTGCATAGGAGGCAAAGAGGCTCGTCCAGTGGTGGTGCTTTGACCGATAACCCGGACTTGTTGACCATTCCTGGTGTGGGTCCGAGGAATTTGAGGAAGCTGGTCGAGAACGGGATTTCCGGTGTTGCTGAACTCAAGCAATTGTATAAAGATAAG TTCTTTGGAAAATCTAGTCAAAAGATGGTGGAGTTTTTGCAGAGTTCTGTAGGGATCATTCACCGTATCCATGCCGAGAGTATAACTACTTACATCAAAGAGAGTGTTGATGAAGATTTGAAGGAGGACGGTTCCAACTCGGATGCGATGTTAGGCCAGAAGAAACGACTTACTTTCTGTGTTGAGGGGAATATCAGCGTTGGAAAGACAACATTCCTGCAGAGAATAGCTAATGAAACAATTGAGCTGCGCGATCTTGTTGAGGTGGTTCCAGAACCTATTAATAAGTGGCAGGATGTTGGACCCGATCACTTTAACATATTAGATGCTTTCTATGCTGAGCCGCAGAGGTATGCCTACACCTTCCAGAATTATGTTTTTGTGACAAGGGTGATGCAGGAGAGAGAGTCATCTGGTGGTATCAAGCCCCTCAGGTTGATGGAAAGGAGTGTTTTCAGTGATAGAATG GTCTTTGTGCGAGCTGTTCATGAAGCAAATTGGATGAATGAGATGGAGATCAGTATTTATGACTCCTGGTTTGATCCAGTTGTCTCATGCTTGCCTGGGCTTATTCCAGATGCTTTCATCTACCTTAGAGCAAGTCCTGATACTTGTCACAAGAGAATGAAGCTGCGGAAAAGAAACGAGGAAGGAGGAGTGACATTAGACTATCTCCGTGACTTGCATGAAAAGCACGAGAGCTGGCTTTTCCCATATGAAAGTGGCAATCATGGGGTCTTAGCTGTCAATAAGCTACCTTTACATTCAGACAACTCTTTGCATCCTGACATTAGGGGGCGTGTATTCTTCTTAGAGGGCAATCATATGCATTCGAGTATTCAAAAG GTACCTGCTTTGGTTCTCGACTGTGAGCCCAACATTGATTTCAGTACAGACATTGATGCAAAGAGGCA GTATGCTCGCCAAGTTGCAGAGTTCTTTGAATAcgtgaagaaaaagaaagaagatgaaCCTATAAATGCTAGTGAAGGCAAGAAGACCAAGCAACCTCAGATATTGCTGCCTCCTGATGGCGAACTATGGGTTCCTAATAAGCATTTTCCGGGGTCAGCCCTCAAATCTCTGGATTTCAGACGAGCCATGTCGTTCCTGTCTGGCTAA
- the LOC133806933 gene encoding uncharacterized protein LOC133806933 encodes MIGSFGSNSLAKKLSHPNAAKFHIRGIEPELEQQLDRIFMNIVATEEYAWTPSSGIIPFESEKTFNDNRTLYEQLGSSDDEPEMANIDRMSEEGNNKRSTELLEKQNKKVKKKKGK; translated from the exons ATGATTGGAAGCTTTGGAAGCAACTCATTGGCAAAGAAACTG AGTCATCCCAATGCTGCAAAGTTTCACATTCGGGGAATTGAACCAGAGTTAGAGCAACAGCTAGATAGGATTTTCATGAACATTGTTGCTACAGAAGAGTATGCTTGGACACCTTCGTCTGGAATAATTCCATTTGAGTCTGAAAAAACCTTTAATGATAACAGAACCTTATATGAACAACTTGGGAGTAGTGATGATGAGCCAGAGATGGCTAATATTGATAGAATGTCTGAAGAGGGAAATAACAAGAGATCAACTGAGCTActtgagaaacaaaataaaaaagtgaaaaagaaaaagggaaaatga